Genomic DNA from uncultured Desulfuromusa sp.:
ATTCATTCCTGAATCCAATATGAACTTTTCTCAATACAGCGATCCACTGGTCACCGAAGCACTGAAAAAAGGTCGCACAATCAGTGATCCGGATCTCCGCGCAAAGCTCTACCATACCGCCATGCGGAAAGCTCTGGTTGAGGATTACATCCATATTCCGATTGCCTTTCTCAAGACAACGATTGTCACCGGTCCCAAAGTTCAGGGTCTTGAACCATCCCCGCAGCGTTATATTCATCTGGTCACCGAAAAGAGAAATGTTGACATGAATTAGATCAATCCGAAAAAGACCTGTCCGGCGCAGAGATTCTGCGCCGGATTTTTCCAGCATGAGGCCACTGTGCTTAACTACGCAATTCGCAGACTCTTACTTTTGATCCCACTGCTGATATTTGTTTCTCTTTTTGTCTTTGCTATTCTCAAACTGACTCCAGGTGATCCGGCAACAGCACTTCTGGGTGATCAGGCAACCGAAGAGGCCATTGCTCTGGCCAGGGCGAAATATGCTCTCGACCAACCCTTTTATTTGCAATACGTACACATGATGGTTAATTTTTTCTCAGGCGAATTGCAGTCCATTTTTTATAAGGGAAACGTCCTCTCCATTGTTCTGCAACGTCTGCCGGCAACTCTGGAGTTGGGTTTTTTATCTCTCCTGATTGCGGTTATCGTATCAATTCCGGTCGGTATTATCTCAGCGGTCAAACGCAACTCCTTTTTCGACTATGCTTCCATGTCGATCGCTATGTTCGGAGTTTCAATCCCGGTCTTTTTTACCGGCATTCTGCTGATCTACCTCTTTGCCGTCATTCTCAAAATTCTCCCTGCATCAGGCTACGGCGGTCATATCTGGACGATTGAGGGCTTAAGACACATGATTCTACCTGCCCTGTCTCTGTCGTTTGTGCTGATGGCATCAACAACCCGTCTGACCCGCTCAGCCATGCTCGAAGTCATCAATCAGGATTATATCCGTACCGCTCGAGCCAAAGGGGTCAGTCGTTTTGTCGTGGTGATGTACCACGCTTTTAAAAATGCCCTGATTCCGATAACAACCAACATCGGGAACCAGATCGCCCGGATGTTTGCCGGTGCCGTTCTGACGGAAACTGTTTTTGCCTGGCCGGGGGTTGGCCGCCTGGCTGTCAATGCCATCTTTCGTCGTGATGAGCCCCTGGTTTTCGGCTGTGTTCTCCTAATGGCCGTCGTTTATGTTGTTATCAACCTGTTGGTCGATCTGGTCTACGGCTTCCTTAACCCTCAAATCAGCTACGACTAGGAGGAGCAGATATTGAAACTTATCCTTCTCGTCAACATTCTTTTACTGGCCCTGTTTTCCGGACAGATGACGACAAATATGGATACCATCCTGTCCTACAGCATTTTTGCCGGTGCAACTCTGCTTCTGGCGGTCATGATCCTGACTTTACAGCGCCGCAACAAAACCAAAGAGCAGGGGATTCGCACCACCTGGGATTTGATGTGGAGCAAGCTGAAGCGGAATAAGTCAGCCATGGCCGGAATGTGGGTTGTCTGTGCGCTTTGTTATATTGCCATCCTCGCCCCTTTTATCGTCCCTTTTGATCCTTATGTTATGGACTGGGGAGCCCTGTCCCTGGGGCCGGAGAGTCGCCATTGGCTCGGAACTGATGAAATGGGCCGGGATACGTTGGCACGAGCAATCTATGCCACTAGAATTGCTATGGGAATTGGCCTGTTGGCCGTCACTTTGAATTCAATTCTCGGCACAAGTCTGGGATTACTCGCTGGTTATTACGGAGGTAAAACCGATAATTTCATAATGCGCCTGCTTGAGTTCTGGAACTCCATTCCTTTCATTCTGATGGCCATTGCCCTGATGGCGGCCCTGGGAAGCGGTCTCTTCAACCTGATTCTGGTCGTCAGCTTGACCGGAATTCTCGAGTTTGCCCGTATCATCAGAGGCGATTCCCAGCTTCTGAAAAAAGCCGATTACGTCAATGCGGCAAGGGTCATGGGCATTCCCGATCGGCAAATCCTTAAACGCCACATTTTGCCGAACTGTCTAGCCCCTATTATCGTTATGGCCACCCTGCGTATCGGTGAAACAATCCTCACTATTGCCGGGCTGTCTTTTCTGGGTCTGGGAATCCAGCCACCAATGCCCAGTTTGGGCAGCATGCTTGCCAACGGACAACAGTTTCTTTACGAAAATATCACCATGTCGATTGTTCCCGGAAGTGTCATTCTGTTAATCGTTCTGGCCTTTAACCTGTTTGGTGACGGCCTCCGGGATGCCCTCGATTCCCGCATTACCCAATAGAGGTTATTTTGGATTCTGATATTTTACTGGAAATAAAAGATCTACAGACCACTTTCAGCACCGAGGATGGAGAGGTCAATGGCTGCAACGGTGTCAGTTACAGCTTGAAAAAAGGTGAAACTCTGGCGGTCGTCGGTGAATCAGGTTCAGGAAAATCAGTCACGGCCATGTCGATTTTGCGCCTGATTCCAGAACCACCCGGAAAAATCGTACGGGGGAAGATTCTGTTTGCCGGTATTGACCTGACGACTGCCTCTGAGAAAGAGATGCGTAAAATCAGGGGCAAAGAGATCGCAATGATCTTTCAAGAACCCATGACCTCACTGAACCCGGTTCTAACAGTCGGGCAACAAATCGGGGAGTCACTGAAACTCCATGAACATCAACTCACAACAGCAGCGGTGAAACAACGTGTCATTGAACTCCTTGATCTGGTCGGAATCCCGGCGGCGAAGCAACGTTATAATGAATTTCCCCATCAGCTCAGCGGAGGAATGAAGCAGCGGGTGATGATCGCTATGGCTCTGGCCTGCAGTCCACGTATCCTCATTGCCGATGAACCAACCAGCGCTCTGGATGTCACCATTCAAGCGCAAATCCTCAGTTTGATCAAAAAATTACAACAACAACTGGATATGTCAGTCCTGATGATTACCCACGATCTTGCTGTTGTTGCAGAAACTGCTGATTCCGTCGCCGTCATGTATGGTGGACGGATTGTAGAATATGGAGCCGTTGATGAAATCTTTCATCAGTCAAAACACCCCTATCTGGAGGGACTGAAAAAATCGATGCCGCGGTTGGATATAGAACAGGACGAACTCTACACAATTACCGGTATGGTACCCAACCCCCTCGACATTCCGGCAGGCTGCCCTTTCCGCTCACGCTGTCCACAGGAGATGGAGTGCTGTCAGAGTGAACCACCTGCCATCTTCTTTTCAGACAGCCACTATGCCCGCTGCTGGCTCTATGCAGATGGAGGCCATCATGGCTGATGCGACCGTGCTTCGGGTTGAGGACCTAAAGGTTTACTTCCCTGTCAAAAAAGGACTGCTGAAAAAGACGGTTGGCCACGTTAAAGCAGTGGACGGCGTCAGCTTCGCAATCAAGCAGGGGGAAACCTTCGGGCTGGTCGGTGAATCGGGTTGCGGCAAGACCACCATCGGCAAAGCCATCGTCCATCTGGAACCCGCATTCTCAGGAAAAATTTACTCCAAAGGTGAGGAGATTACCCACTTGAGCGAAGCGGAGATGCGGCCACACCGGGCGACAACACAAATGATCTTTCAAGATCCTTACTCTTCACTTAACCCACGTATGAC
This window encodes:
- a CDS encoding ABC transporter permease, which codes for MLNYAIRRLLLLIPLLIFVSLFVFAILKLTPGDPATALLGDQATEEAIALARAKYALDQPFYLQYVHMMVNFFSGELQSIFYKGNVLSIVLQRLPATLELGFLSLLIAVIVSIPVGIISAVKRNSFFDYASMSIAMFGVSIPVFFTGILLIYLFAVILKILPASGYGGHIWTIEGLRHMILPALSLSFVLMASTTRLTRSAMLEVINQDYIRTARAKGVSRFVVVMYHAFKNALIPITTNIGNQIARMFAGAVLTETVFAWPGVGRLAVNAIFRRDEPLVFGCVLLMAVVYVVINLLVDLVYGFLNPQISYD
- a CDS encoding ABC transporter ATP-binding protein, which encodes MDSDILLEIKDLQTTFSTEDGEVNGCNGVSYSLKKGETLAVVGESGSGKSVTAMSILRLIPEPPGKIVRGKILFAGIDLTTASEKEMRKIRGKEIAMIFQEPMTSLNPVLTVGQQIGESLKLHEHQLTTAAVKQRVIELLDLVGIPAAKQRYNEFPHQLSGGMKQRVMIAMALACSPRILIADEPTSALDVTIQAQILSLIKKLQQQLDMSVLMITHDLAVVAETADSVAVMYGGRIVEYGAVDEIFHQSKHPYLEGLKKSMPRLDIEQDELYTITGMVPNPLDIPAGCPFRSRCPQEMECCQSEPPAIFFSDSHYARCWLYADGGHHG
- a CDS encoding ABC transporter permease; its protein translation is MKLILLVNILLLALFSGQMTTNMDTILSYSIFAGATLLLAVMILTLQRRNKTKEQGIRTTWDLMWSKLKRNKSAMAGMWVVCALCYIAILAPFIVPFDPYVMDWGALSLGPESRHWLGTDEMGRDTLARAIYATRIAMGIGLLAVTLNSILGTSLGLLAGYYGGKTDNFIMRLLEFWNSIPFILMAIALMAALGSGLFNLILVVSLTGILEFARIIRGDSQLLKKADYVNAARVMGIPDRQILKRHILPNCLAPIIVMATLRIGETILTIAGLSFLGLGIQPPMPSLGSMLANGQQFLYENITMSIVPGSVILLIVLAFNLFGDGLRDALDSRITQ